The following are encoded in a window of Gramella sp. MT6 genomic DNA:
- a CDS encoding DNA gyrase/topoisomerase IV subunit A, translating to MEENQEGAQEEQFESKEELIKVTGMYKDWFLDYASYVILERAVPAIEDGFKPVQRRIMHSMKDLDDGRYNKVANIVGHTMQYHPHGDASIGDAMVQIGQKDILIDTQGNWGNILTGDRAAAPRYIEARLSKFALEVLFSPKLTEWQLSYDGRKKEPVNLPVKFPMLLAQGAEGIAVGLSTRFLPHNFNELIDASILHLKGKSFKLFPDFPTGGIADVSNYNDGKRGGRVRIRAKINQLDKNTLVINEIPYGTNTSSLIDSILKANDKGKIKVKKIEDNTAAEVEILIHLPNNISPDKTIDALYAFTQCENSLAPLGCVIIDHKPIFLGVSEVLRRSTDHTLHLLKRELEIKLDELEEQWHFASLERIFIENRIYRDIEEEETWEGVIAAIDKGLKPHTKHLKRAVTEEDIVRLTEIRIKRISKFDIDKAQQKIDALEGEIAQVKHHLDNIVDFAIDYFKKLKKDYGTGRERKTELRLFEDIEATKVVIRNTKLYVNRAEGFVGTALKKDEYVTDCSDIDDVICFTADGKMMVTKVDSKTFIGKDIIHVAIFKKKDKRTIYNMVYRDGKAGNTYVKRFAVTSVTRDREYDLSQGKKDSKVLYFSANPNGEAEVVTVLLRQVGSIRKVKFDLDFADVLIKGRNVKGNIVTKYSVKRIEMKEEGVSTLKPRRIWFDDTVKRLNVDDRGELLGEFKGEDRLLVITQDGVVKTIKPELTTRFDDEIIVLEKWVKDKPVSAIYWEPEKERYYVKRFIIEHPDKEEKFISEHDDSFLELVSTDYYPMAEIVYTKPKGKERRENEEVNLAEFIAVKGIKALGNQLTSEKVNQINLLDPMPYEEPENEDDENEEEDSDGNGEISGEDIKSGKIKAPEKGKNSDGQPSLFDE from the coding sequence ATGGAAGAAAACCAAGAAGGAGCTCAGGAAGAGCAGTTTGAAAGTAAAGAAGAACTTATTAAGGTAACCGGCATGTACAAAGACTGGTTCCTGGATTATGCTTCATACGTGATCCTGGAACGGGCAGTACCTGCAATCGAAGACGGATTTAAACCTGTGCAGCGACGTATCATGCATTCCATGAAGGATCTTGATGACGGTCGGTACAACAAGGTGGCGAATATCGTGGGTCATACCATGCAATATCACCCTCATGGTGACGCCAGTATTGGTGATGCCATGGTTCAGATTGGCCAGAAGGATATCCTGATAGATACCCAGGGTAACTGGGGAAATATTCTTACAGGTGACCGGGCAGCAGCTCCCCGTTATATCGAGGCACGACTATCAAAATTCGCTTTAGAGGTCCTTTTTAGTCCTAAACTTACCGAATGGCAACTTTCTTACGATGGTAGAAAGAAAGAACCGGTGAATCTTCCGGTGAAATTTCCTATGCTACTAGCACAGGGAGCAGAAGGTATTGCCGTTGGATTGAGTACAAGATTTCTTCCGCATAACTTTAATGAACTTATAGATGCTTCCATTTTACATCTGAAAGGAAAAAGTTTTAAACTTTTCCCTGATTTCCCAACTGGCGGAATTGCAGATGTTTCCAATTACAATGACGGGAAACGTGGGGGTAGAGTAAGAATAAGGGCTAAGATCAATCAGCTGGATAAGAATACGCTGGTGATCAATGAGATTCCTTATGGAACAAATACTTCCAGCTTGATAGATTCAATTCTAAAGGCGAACGACAAAGGTAAGATCAAGGTCAAGAAGATCGAGGATAATACAGCTGCTGAAGTTGAAATCCTTATCCATTTGCCAAATAATATATCTCCAGATAAAACCATTGATGCGCTTTACGCTTTCACCCAATGTGAAAATTCTTTAGCGCCACTAGGTTGTGTGATCATAGATCATAAGCCGATATTCCTGGGAGTTTCTGAGGTTCTTAGAAGATCTACAGATCATACGTTGCATTTGCTTAAACGTGAACTCGAGATAAAATTAGATGAGCTCGAAGAACAATGGCATTTCGCATCTTTGGAAAGGATCTTTATTGAAAATCGTATTTATCGTGATATAGAAGAAGAAGAAACATGGGAAGGCGTGATCGCGGCGATAGATAAAGGTTTAAAACCTCACACAAAACATTTAAAAAGAGCGGTAACCGAAGAGGATATCGTGAGACTGACAGAAATTCGAATCAAAAGAATTTCAAAATTCGATATAGATAAGGCGCAACAAAAGATCGATGCTTTAGAAGGAGAAATTGCACAGGTGAAACATCACCTGGATAATATCGTGGACTTCGCGATAGATTATTTCAAAAAACTAAAGAAAGACTACGGAACGGGAAGAGAAAGAAAAACGGAACTTAGACTTTTCGAAGATATTGAAGCTACGAAGGTAGTTATAAGAAACACCAAGCTTTATGTAAACCGGGCTGAAGGTTTTGTTGGTACCGCCCTGAAAAAGGATGAGTATGTTACTGACTGTTCAGATATCGATGATGTCATCTGTTTTACGGCAGATGGTAAGATGATGGTCACCAAAGTGGATAGTAAAACCTTTATAGGAAAGGATATTATTCACGTTGCTATTTTCAAGAAGAAAGATAAGCGCACTATTTACAATATGGTGTATCGTGACGGAAAAGCTGGAAATACTTATGTGAAACGTTTTGCGGTAACTTCGGTAACCAGGGATCGCGAATATGATCTAAGCCAGGGTAAAAAGGATTCTAAAGTCCTTTATTTCTCTGCAAACCCTAATGGTGAGGCAGAAGTGGTTACCGTATTACTGAGACAGGTGGGAAGCATTAGAAAGGTTAAATTCGACCTTGATTTTGCAGATGTCCTTATCAAAGGCCGAAACGTAAAAGGAAATATTGTCACTAAGTATTCTGTAAAACGCATCGAGATGAAGGAGGAAGGGGTTTCAACCTTGAAACCACGTAGGATCTGGTTCGATGATACTGTGAAAAGACTTAATGTTGATGATCGCGGCGAACTACTTGGTGAATTTAAAGGCGAAGACAGATTGTTGGTCATTACCCAGGACGGTGTGGTGAAAACTATTAAACCAGAGCTTACTACCAGGTTCGATGATGAAATCATTGTTCTGGAAAAATGGGTAAAAGACAAACCGGTTTCGGCAATTTACTGGGAGCCTGAAAAGGAGCGTTATTATGTGAAACGTTTCATCATTGAGCATCCAGACAAGGAAGAAAAATTTATTTCAGAACATGATGATTCGTTCCTGGAACTGGTCTCCACAGATTATTATCCAATGGCGGAAATTGTGTATACCAAGCCAAAAGGAAAAGAGCGCAGGGAGAATGAAGAGGTGAACCTCGCTGAGTTTATTGCAGTTAAAGGGATCAAAGCTTTAGGAAACCAGCTGACTTCAGAAAAAGTGAACCAGATAAATCTTTTGGATCCAATGCCGTACGAGGAACCGGAAAATGAGGATGATGAAAATGAAGAAGAAGATTCTGATGGAAACGGAGAAATCAGCGGGGAGGATATAAAATCAGGTAAGATCAAAGCACCTGAAAAAGGAAAGAATTCTGATGGGCAACCATCTCTTTTTGATGAGTAA
- a CDS encoding DNA topoisomerase IV subunit B, with translation MSENTKYTEDNIRSLDWKEHIRMRPGMYIGKLGDGSSQDDGIYILLKEVIDNSIDEFVMGAGKTIEISVQNQRVIVRDFGRGIPLGKVVDVVSKMNTGGKYDTRAFKKSVGLNGVGTKAVNALSSYFRVESSRDSKSHAAEFEQGNLMEEEHLDETSRRRGTKITFIPDEAIFKNYKFRNEYIEKMLKNYVYLNPGLTIVFNGEKFYSENGLKDLLGDSIHEDDMLYPIIHLKGEDIEAAITHSKSQYSEEYHSFVNGQNTSQGGTHLAAFREAVVKTIREFYGKNYEASDIRKSIVAAISIKVMEPVFESQTKTKLGSTDMGGELPTVRTYINDFVKRHLDNYLHKNPETAENLQRKILQAERERKDLSGIRKLAKDRAKKASLHNKKLRDCRVHLGDSKHERCLETTLFITEGDSASGSITKSRDVVTQAVFSLKGKPLNSYGLSKKIVYENEEFNLLQAALNIEESLEDLRYHNIVIATDADVDGMHIRLLLITFFLQFFPELIKENHLYILQTPLFRVRNKKETIYCYSEMERKQAIEKLSGKPEITRFKGLGEISPDEFVHFIGENIRLDPVMLDKDKSIEEMLSFYMGKNTPDRQEFIIENLKFELDLVEELGI, from the coding sequence ATGAGCGAGAATACTAAATATACCGAAGATAATATTCGGTCATTAGACTGGAAAGAGCATATTCGTATGCGTCCCGGAATGTATATCGGGAAGCTCGGAGATGGTTCTAGTCAGGATGATGGGATATATATCCTTTTAAAAGAAGTTATAGATAACAGTATTGATGAGTTCGTGATGGGCGCGGGGAAAACTATTGAGATCTCTGTGCAGAATCAACGGGTCATCGTTCGTGACTTTGGTAGGGGTATACCTCTTGGAAAGGTTGTAGATGTAGTTTCCAAGATGAATACCGGTGGGAAATACGACACCAGGGCTTTTAAAAAGTCTGTAGGTCTAAACGGTGTTGGTACCAAGGCTGTAAACGCGCTTTCCTCATATTTTCGTGTGGAATCTTCCAGGGATTCAAAAAGTCACGCTGCCGAATTTGAGCAGGGTAATTTAATGGAGGAGGAGCATCTTGATGAAACTTCCAGACGAAGAGGAACCAAGATCACTTTTATTCCCGATGAAGCGATTTTCAAGAATTATAAGTTCAGAAATGAGTATATCGAGAAAATGCTTAAGAACTATGTTTATCTCAACCCGGGATTAACCATAGTTTTTAATGGAGAAAAGTTCTATTCTGAAAATGGATTGAAAGATCTTCTGGGAGATAGTATTCATGAAGATGATATGCTTTATCCTATTATTCATCTTAAAGGTGAGGATATTGAAGCAGCGATCACTCACAGTAAATCTCAGTATAGCGAGGAATATCATTCTTTTGTGAATGGTCAGAATACTTCCCAAGGAGGTACCCACCTGGCCGCTTTTAGAGAGGCTGTGGTTAAAACTATTCGTGAATTCTACGGAAAGAATTATGAGGCAAGTGACATTAGGAAATCTATTGTTGCTGCCATCAGTATAAAAGTAATGGAACCGGTTTTCGAAAGTCAGACGAAAACGAAACTAGGTTCTACAGATATGGGTGGAGAATTACCTACGGTAAGAACTTATATCAATGATTTCGTAAAAAGGCATCTGGATAATTACCTTCATAAAAATCCTGAAACAGCTGAGAATCTTCAGCGCAAGATACTTCAAGCTGAAAGAGAGCGTAAGGATCTTTCCGGAATTAGAAAACTTGCGAAAGACAGGGCTAAAAAGGCCAGTCTTCATAATAAGAAATTACGGGATTGCCGTGTTCATCTTGGCGATAGCAAGCATGAGCGTTGTCTTGAAACTACTCTTTTTATTACCGAGGGTGATTCTGCGAGTGGATCCATTACCAAAAGTAGGGATGTGGTTACCCAGGCAGTTTTCAGTTTAAAGGGTAAACCGCTTAATAGTTATGGTCTTTCCAAAAAGATCGTTTACGAAAATGAAGAGTTCAACCTGCTGCAAGCGGCACTGAATATTGAAGAGTCTTTGGAAGATCTGAGATATCACAATATTGTGATCGCGACCGATGCCGATGTTGATGGAATGCATATTCGTCTTTTATTGATCACATTTTTCCTTCAGTTCTTCCCTGAACTTATCAAGGAAAACCATTTATATATACTGCAAACTCCATTATTTAGAGTCCGTAACAAGAAAGAAACCATTTATTGTTACAGCGAAATGGAGCGCAAGCAGGCTATTGAGAAACTTTCGGGTAAACCTGAGATCACCCGATTTAAAGGTTTGGGTGAAATTTCACCGGATGAATTCGTTCATTTTATTGGTGAAAATATTCGTTTAGATCCCGTGATGTTAGACAAAGACAAGTCTATCGAAGAAATGCTGAGTTTCTATATGGGTAAGAACACACCAGACCGTCAGGAATTTATTATCGAAAACCTGAAATTTGAACTTGACCTGGTTGAAGAACTTGGAATATGA
- the ychF gene encoding redox-regulated ATPase YchF, whose translation MKAGIVGLPNVGKSTLFNCLSNAKAQSANFPFCTIEPNVGVVNVPDPRLLKLEELVNPEKVVPATVEIVDIAGLVKGASKGEGLGNQFLGNIRETDAILHVLRCFEDDNIVHVDGSIDPIRDKETIDMELQLKDLETTEKKLEKVKRAAKTGNKEAQKEEAALLKVKAGLEAGKSVRAIDLTEDERKEFIAPLQFITDKPVMYVCNVDEGAAVEGNAHVEKVREAVKDENAEVLVLAVGTEADITELDDFEERQMFLQDIGLDEPGSAKLIRGAYQLLDLQTYFTAGVKEVRAWTIPVGASAPQAAGVIHTDFEKGFIRAEVIGYDDYVNFGSEAKVKEAGKMRVEGKEYIVKDGDVMHFRFNV comes from the coding sequence ATGAAAGCTGGAATTGTAGGACTACCTAACGTTGGTAAATCAACACTTTTTAACTGTTTGAGTAATGCTAAGGCCCAAAGTGCAAATTTTCCTTTTTGTACTATCGAACCGAACGTTGGAGTTGTAAATGTTCCTGATCCTAGATTATTGAAACTGGAAGAATTGGTAAATCCTGAAAAGGTTGTTCCTGCGACCGTAGAGATCGTGGATATCGCTGGTCTTGTGAAAGGAGCAAGTAAGGGGGAAGGTCTAGGAAACCAATTTCTTGGGAATATCAGGGAAACTGATGCGATCCTGCATGTTCTAAGATGTTTTGAAGATGACAATATTGTGCACGTAGATGGTTCTATTGACCCTATCAGGGATAAGGAAACTATCGATATGGAGCTTCAGTTGAAAGACCTTGAAACTACTGAGAAAAAACTTGAGAAGGTTAAAAGAGCCGCTAAGACTGGTAATAAAGAAGCCCAGAAAGAGGAGGCTGCTTTATTAAAAGTAAAGGCAGGACTGGAAGCTGGTAAATCTGTTCGTGCAATAGACCTAACCGAGGATGAGCGTAAAGAATTCATCGCTCCATTACAGTTCATTACAGATAAGCCTGTAATGTACGTTTGTAACGTTGATGAAGGAGCTGCTGTAGAAGGTAACGCCCATGTAGAAAAAGTTAGAGAGGCCGTTAAGGATGAAAATGCTGAGGTTTTAGTGCTTGCTGTAGGAACTGAAGCTGATATTACCGAATTAGACGATTTTGAAGAAAGACAAATGTTTCTTCAGGATATAGGGTTAGACGAACCAGGATCTGCAAAACTTATCCGTGGTGCATACCAACTTTTAGATCTTCAAACTTATTTTACCGCTGGGGTAAAAGAAGTTAGAGCCTGGACGATACCTGTAGGTGCATCTGCGCCTCAGGCCGCTGGAGTGATCCATACAGATTTTGAAAAAGGCTTTATTCGAGCTGAGGTTATTGGCTATGACGACTACGTGAATTTTGGAAGTGAAGCCAAGGTAAAAGAAGCGGGTAAGATGCGCGTGGAAGGAAAGGAATATATCGTTAAAGATGGCGATGTAATGCATTTCCGTTTCAATGTCTAA
- a CDS encoding TonB-dependent receptor — MKKFLLFITMFSLPIMVFSQDEITGVVTDNSGTPLPGVNVYEKGTENGTSTDFDGQYTIEVDPEATLVFSFVGFEEQEVAVNGRSQIDVTLADGVSLGEVQLVGSRSPKRASTDTPVAVDVIDVSEVNTQTGKIEINEMLQYAAPSFNANKQSGSDGADHIDPASLRGLGPDQTLVLVNGKRRHQSSLINIFGTRGRGNTGTDLNAIPAASIKRIEILRDGAAAQYGSDAIAGVINIVLKDAVEEFTGSVNYGFYNTNAEGDFPEGAPNTDGNRLDTDRDGNAIGDDQNFDGGSVKVTTNYGFEIAEDGYANFTVEYLNKNKTLRPGFDFRRGFGEAAIEGVNFMGNLAIPISENTEFYAFGGRNYRDTDAFAFTRNNPTARNVVSVYPDGFTPRITSIITDNSVAAGFRTKTESGWNIDLSNTWGKNLFHYYIKGTINASLGDISPTDFDAGGHNLSQNVINLDFSKYYEDMLEGVNFAFGAEYRTENFEIFAGEEASYATYDVDGIPITNPDIQMQPIDPVTGDPRPGGSQGFPGYGPDNEVDRSRSNVSLYADAEFEFTEAFLLAAAARFENYSDFGSTLNGKLAARLKATEDINIRGSVSTGFRAPSLAQIYYNLKFTNFVGGEALESLLSPNNSPVTASFGIGPLQEETALNASLGFTANFGKFTATVDGYYINVQDRIVLTGNFDAPQIDNVEAAQFFANGADTETVGLDIVLSNEFSLREGKLTTSFIGNFNDMTITDVKNGDLDEQTFFGERDKSFLLASAPDSKLTLNLIYDIEWFDVALGLTRFSEVTLLDFQMFEDVADYGSLENQVAAASDVYDSKIVTDLNFGFKLNDALKLNVGSNNLFNVYPDQQDDWTEAGGYWDAVQMGFGGAYYYAKLNINL; from the coding sequence ATGAAGAAGTTTTTACTTTTTATTACAATGTTTTCATTACCCATAATGGTCTTTTCCCAAGATGAGATCACAGGGGTCGTGACAGATAATTCCGGCACACCCCTACCCGGCGTTAATGTATATGAAAAAGGGACCGAGAATGGAACTTCAACCGACTTTGATGGCCAATATACTATCGAAGTAGATCCTGAAGCTACACTTGTTTTTAGTTTTGTAGGATTTGAAGAGCAGGAAGTGGCTGTAAATGGAAGGTCTCAAATAGATGTAACCCTGGCCGATGGAGTTTCTTTAGGGGAAGTTCAACTTGTAGGTTCAAGAAGCCCAAAAAGAGCCTCAACAGATACACCTGTAGCCGTTGACGTTATTGATGTAAGCGAGGTTAACACACAAACTGGTAAAATAGAGATCAACGAGATGCTGCAATATGCCGCACCCTCTTTCAATGCTAACAAACAGTCGGGATCTGATGGGGCCGACCATATAGACCCTGCATCATTAAGAGGTTTAGGACCAGATCAAACTTTAGTACTGGTAAATGGTAAAAGAAGACACCAGTCTTCTCTGATCAATATTTTTGGAACAAGAGGAAGAGGAAATACCGGAACAGATCTTAACGCCATACCTGCCGCATCTATTAAAAGAATAGAAATCCTTAGAGATGGTGCTGCAGCACAGTATGGTTCAGATGCCATTGCCGGGGTGATCAATATCGTTTTAAAAGATGCTGTTGAAGAATTTACCGGAAGCGTTAATTACGGATTCTACAATACGAATGCGGAAGGAGATTTTCCGGAAGGTGCACCAAATACAGATGGAAACAGGTTAGACACAGATAGAGATGGAAATGCCATTGGGGATGATCAAAATTTCGACGGGGGTTCAGTAAAAGTAACCACCAATTATGGTTTTGAAATAGCCGAAGATGGGTACGCTAATTTTACTGTTGAGTATCTGAATAAAAATAAGACGCTTCGTCCCGGATTCGATTTTAGACGTGGTTTTGGTGAAGCCGCAATCGAAGGTGTGAACTTTATGGGAAATTTGGCAATCCCTATCTCAGAAAATACAGAATTCTATGCATTCGGAGGTAGAAATTATAGAGACACAGATGCCTTTGCTTTTACACGAAACAATCCAACGGCAAGAAACGTGGTGAGTGTTTATCCTGATGGTTTTACACCAAGGATCACTTCCATTATCACTGATAATTCGGTAGCCGCAGGTTTTAGAACTAAAACTGAAAGTGGCTGGAATATTGACCTTAGTAATACCTGGGGGAAAAACCTTTTCCATTATTACATAAAAGGAACCATTAACGCTTCTCTTGGAGATATTTCTCCAACAGATTTTGATGCCGGTGGTCATAACTTGAGTCAGAATGTGATCAATTTAGATTTCTCAAAGTATTACGAAGACATGCTGGAAGGAGTAAACTTCGCCTTTGGAGCTGAATACAGAACAGAGAATTTCGAGATCTTCGCTGGAGAAGAAGCTTCATACGCTACCTATGATGTAGATGGAATTCCTATTACAAATCCAGATATACAAATGCAGCCTATAGATCCGGTAACAGGAGATCCAAGACCAGGTGGTTCTCAAGGATTCCCAGGATACGGACCAGATAATGAAGTTGATCGAAGCAGATCTAACGTCTCACTGTATGCAGATGCTGAATTCGAATTTACTGAAGCTTTCCTTTTAGCAGCAGCTGCAAGATTTGAAAACTATAGTGATTTTGGTAGTACTCTTAACGGAAAGTTAGCAGCAAGATTAAAGGCTACAGAGGATATTAATATCAGGGGTTCTGTTAGTACCGGTTTTAGAGCTCCTTCCCTGGCCCAGATCTATTACAACCTTAAGTTCACAAACTTTGTAGGAGGTGAAGCTTTAGAATCTTTATTATCACCAAACAATAGTCCGGTTACGGCCTCTTTCGGAATTGGACCTTTGCAGGAAGAAACGGCTTTAAACGCTTCACTGGGTTTTACAGCAAATTTCGGAAAATTCACTGCTACGGTTGACGGTTATTACATCAATGTTCAGGATCGTATCGTACTAACAGGTAATTTCGATGCTCCACAAATAGATAATGTAGAAGCTGCACAATTCTTCGCTAATGGGGCAGATACTGAAACTGTAGGTCTTGACATTGTTCTTTCCAACGAGTTCAGCTTACGTGAAGGTAAACTAACCACAAGTTTCATAGGTAACTTTAATGACATGACGATCACTGATGTAAAAAATGGTGATCTTGATGAACAGACATTTTTTGGTGAAAGAGATAAGTCATTTTTACTTGCATCAGCTCCTGATAGTAAATTGACCTTAAATCTCATTTATGATATTGAATGGTTTGATGTAGCTTTAGGTTTAACCAGATTTAGTGAAGTTACCCTACTGGACTTTCAGATGTTTGAAGATGTTGCAGATTACGGAAGTCTGGAAAATCAAGTTGCTGCCGCTTCAGATGTATACGATTCTAAAATTGTTACTGATCTTAACTTCGGTTTTAAATTAAATGATGCTCTTAAACTTAATGTAGGAAGCAATAATTTGTTCAATGTTTATCCAGATCAGCAGGATGACTGGACCGAGGCTGGTGGTTACTGGGATGCTGTTCAAATGGGATTTGGAGGAGCATATTACTATGCTAAACTGAATATCAATTTGTAG